A genome region from Carcharodon carcharias isolate sCarCar2 chromosome 17, sCarCar2.pri, whole genome shotgun sequence includes the following:
- the LOC121289668 gene encoding histone H2B 7-like, giving the protein MVDEKKSGAAKKESKKIIKKTPPKGGKKRKRSRKESYSIYIYKVMKQVHPDTGISSKAVSIMNSFVNDIFERIAGEASRQSHYNKRQTISSREIQTAVRLLLLGELAKHAVSEGTKAVTKYTSSK; this is encoded by the coding sequence ATGGTGGACGAGAAGAAATCAGGAGCGGCCAAGAAGGAGTCCAAAAAAATCATCAAGAAAACGCCGCCGAAGGGCGGCAAGAAGAGGAAGAGATCCAGGAAGGAGAGCTactccatctacatctacaaGGTGATGAAGCAGGTCCACCCGGACaccggcatctcctccaaggccgtGAGCATCATGAACTCGTTCGTCAACGACATCTTCGAGCGCATCGCGGGCGAGGCTTCCCGCCAATCCCACTACAACAAGCGGCAGACCATCAGCTCCCGGGAGATCCAGACCGCCGTGCGCCTGCTGCTGCTCGGGGAGCTGGCCAAGCACGCCGTGTCGGAGGGCACCAAGGCGGTcaccaagtacaccagctccaagtga